In Alligator mississippiensis isolate rAllMis1 chromosome 9, rAllMis1, whole genome shotgun sequence, the genomic stretch TTTATGCAGAGTGGAAACTTCTGCGGAGACATCCTCAAAACGTCGGACGTCCATTTCCAATTTCATCGACGGGATCCTAGACGACGCAGCAGGTTTTGGTGTTGTAGCTTTGGGAAGAACTTTGACCATGTCTGCAATGTCAGACAAAGCATGTTTCTGAGGTGGGGAAGTACAAGATTGTGCTTGTGCTGACTCAGCTTTCTTGCTTTTGGATTTTGTCAGATCTATAGGCTGATCGTTGTTTTCAAACAAATAATGCCTGGATACATTCGCAGGCttgggtggggttggggcaggtgacAAAACAGGTTTCTCCATCATATTTAAGTTAGGTTTGTGAAACATAGAAATTGTGCTCGAGCTGGGGCTGGAATTGGATTGGGCCCGTAAAGACTCGGTGGCTTTGCCCAAATGATTATTCAATACAGACTGCAGGGCACTCAGTGGGTTGATACAAGGCAGTTCAGAAGAATggtttgtggcagcacagccattGCTAAGGGTAGACACAATTGACTCTTTGGGTTTTATCTTTTCCTTCTCAGTGTCTTCTTTTGTTTTGTCCTCCTCTTTCAAGGGACATGGCTCTGTCTTTTTTGGCTCTACAGAGGCCTCAGATTTGGGGGGAGTTTCTCCTTCACTctgacagagctgggcagggtcaggctGGATGCCCTCTTTAGCACAGTCCTTTTGTACTTCTTCTTTGTCATCCATTTCCTTCTTCACTTGAGTGCACTGGGACATATTTGCTGAAAGAGGAACCAGAGGCATAACTTTCCACTTTGGAGCAATGGGCCTCAATTTATTGGTCATCGTTGGCCTGATCTGCAGTACTTGGGAACCCACTGGTAAAGAAGGTTTAGCTCCCTCTGAGAGCTGATAGGCTGCATGAATACTAGGATatgcactccagctgggagctccattTTGAGCTTTGTTGATGGCTGTCGTGACTGTGTTTTCCAATGACTTTAAAATGTCCCCACCACCTTTTGAACCATCTTCTAAATCTTCTTCCCTTAGATACTGGTATTTCATGGTAGGATCTAATGGTTTCTGAAGGACGTCTTCATAATCTTCAGTTTTTACCACTTTCTCATCTTTGTTTATATCATCAAGTTTGTCTTTTTTACTCTCTTTCTTTAGCTCGGGTAGAGGTGCTACGCAATCTGAAGATGCATTACTGGATGGTTTCGAAACCTGAGTGTCGTTGGTTGGCACCTCAGACAGAGACTGCATTTTCTCCACAGCCAAAGGATCTAGAACTAGTTGCTTTCCTTTCTTTGAAGCCGAACTTGTGACTTTCAAGAAATGGCCAGTGACCATCATGTGAGTGGTGAGCTGCTGCAAGGTGTCGTGTGAACTTCCGCATTCCATGCACTTCAAAATCTGAGATTTACAGGCCTCAAACTGCCACGTGTAGCTGGCACCGTTTTGGTAACCGTAGCGGTTGTTAGATGACAACTGCAGATTTGCATTCTTTTGCGGAGAAAACGTGTCTGAGAAAGATCCCGTTGTGGAATCTGGGGAACAAGGCCGATTAACATCAAACACACGCTTCTTTGCTGGAGTGACCATTTTTGAAGAAATGGTGGGTACTGGCTCCTTCAAAGGCACTTTTTGgtagtgttttgtttttatcatgtgaACACTCAGGTCTTGAAGGGAATCAAAAGAGTCACCGCAGAACATACATTTTAGGACTTTTTGTGCATCTTCCTTGTCCATGTCCTGAAAGGCCCTTTTCCGGGGCTTTGAGTAGCTGGTCGGTCTGTGCTTGTCCTTTTTATGGTTGTCATCTTGGTAATGACCAGTTTCATTCATATGGACCGTTAGCTCTACCAAGGTGTCGTAGGCAGCACTGCATTGCCTGCACCGAAACCTGCTAGCACCTGTGAATACAGTTCcgcacattttgctgctttgtCTGTAGAGCTGGACTGAACTGAACAGGTTTGGTTTGGTGACAGGTCTGGAAGGTAAATTCTGTTGCAAGCTTTTTGACAATGCATCTTGGTGCCAATCAAAGTCGGCTTTGTTACCTCCATTTCTGTTGTCGCAACCCCTCTTCTCAGAGTTAGACAACTTGAAACCCAGCCCTAAGCCTGTCCAATAAGAGTCCGACAGTATGTTGGCATAGACCGCTGTCATCTTATCCATGCAATTATGTGCTTCATTCTGAGGTTTAGGGTGGGCATTGGTTTTTGGATCATGTGCCTCTCTCAAGCAAATGCTTTTAATATCTGCCACCTGGTCACTAGCATCACTTAACAGTGATTCATTTTCTGCATCCTGATTGGATATATGACTTACAGGAGAATTCTGGTAGCTAAAACTTCCCTTCTGCTCGGGACCCACTTCATGTTCTTCATCTGTACCAGTATCATTGCTGCCCTGAAGTTGGGCTGTTGAATTACTGTCATCAtcatcctcttcttcctcctttatTTCTTCGTCCTCCTTTAAATCTTCCTCTTGGACATAACCTGAAATGTAACATCAATATATGAAAAAACACATTACAGGAGAATACTGCAATTTGATTTCTCTAGTTTCACTATGTGCTTTCCCTACCGGACTTCATTTTCAGCTACAACTTTATTGTCTGTTAGTATCGGGAGTGAAAAAGCCAAATTATGTCTTTTTGTGAAGCTTGCTGCTTTTTATTGGCAGATGATCATAATTCCTTGTAACTGCCAGTGATTCTGAGTTAATAATTTTCTTGTCATAGGAATATAATTCTAACTATCCTGTAATGGGACAGCTGGAAAAATCATATGTGAGAATTTTAAGTTCATAGTAAAAGCTTCAAATCTATATCAAATAGTCATTGGCCTGAGAAAAAGGCACAGGCTAGgaatagaagaaaaataattactgTAATTTTCCTCGTTCATTGAATCATCAAGGTACAGTAATCTTTTAGTACCTGATCGCCTAAAATGTACACAGAATGTACACAAATATCTCTATGCCAACATGCAACACTGgaaatattaatacatttaacCTAAGCCCCCTTGTGTATAAATGGGACATTCTGGATAAAGGAAATTATGCTTTGATAAAACAAATATTCTAGGGCAAGAGTCTGAGCACCCATGGAAGGGCGTCCCCGTAGAGGACAGAGAGAGACCAAAAAAGTAAAGCAAGTCCAGACTGATCTCCTTTGACAAATGTACTATTGTAATTAATAAGATGAACTTGATACTAGTGGAGCTGTAAATTATAAATTAATTAAGGAATTCAGTTattatcttgtgtgtgtgtgtgtgtgtcactaaATCAGGGGTAATGCCACTGAAGCAAATGGAACCTGGTGAAAATTGTCACATGAGGGAGAAGTAAAACAGGTTCGTAGACTGAAATCCTGGCCTTATTACTGTCCATTGCTAAATTCCCATTTGTTCAATACAGTCAAGATTTCACCCTCATATTTGAATGGGGAGGGCTAGAGCTGGACAAGTACCACAAACATTTCTCACAACCCTGCTTCAGGCCATGCTCAGGCCTCTTTCTTGTACACTGTGGGCCTGTCTACATgagaggtttactgcacagttgactaatgagctgctcagcatctacatgtgaaccccttttaggctagagtaaactaatttactccacaccAGGATACTACTTGtaagtatttgtatttacaagtgctatcctgctgtggagtaaaaaaactctgTAGCAGTGCACATATAGACCCTGGAAGGGATGGCTGGGgtgcaagggtgcttcagtggaggctgctctgccccagcgcaATGTGCTGCAATCCCGGGAACATGTacatgcctgcctggcagcaataaactccggcgcTAGCGCTGCACATTaacaggcatgtgtagatgtgttctGTAAGTAGAAATTTAGTTGACACAAGCATGCACGGCAACCAAACTTTAAATTCATAGGCATAGATCTTCTTACAAGAAGAGTTTGGCTGGTTAGTCGAGGAGCACAACTGGTGTTTCTAACCCTCATGATTTCATTAAAAGATTCATGTTATTCAATCTTTTTTCCTACACTGTCAGCTCCCGGAATAAATATGCAAGAATTAGGAAAGAATTCTGTAACAAAGTGATCAGGGCCTCCGGATTGTGCAGAAATACTTGGAAATATGAGCTCTCAAGGTTCaaaaaccagaagaaaaaaaaaagaaaaaaaatccgtatttatttgttaaaaatctctgaatttttaaaccaatcttGTGGCTACTGGGGCCTCTTCATGATTCCTGCACAGCTGAATTTAGCATTACTGGGTAAATGATTCCTCAGTCAAGGGGATCCTTCTATTTGAAACATTAACAACGGTGATGAAAATATGGGGGGAAAGACCTTTCTGCGAAATAATTTTCAGAAATTCATTTCACATTTTCAGCTAATCATAGCTAAAGCAAATGGAGCAGAGTTGAGAATCACACGAGGAACTTCAGGCTAAATGTTTGCTAggcaaagaagaggaaaaggagttTAGAACAACAAAAAAATGAGTAGATGCTATGATCTACTTGGAGAGATCTTGTGAATAATAAACAAAAGAGATTAAATTCACTGGATACAGTCTTTTTTTGCAAGTTGTTCACTCGGCTCTAGGAAGAATACCGATTACATCATTCTTCCAGCCTTCTCTGGCTGATTGTTCCATGGGGATGATACTAGCAAGCTTCTCAATCAGAGGTAAAGATAACAGCAACGACTATGAATGAATGACTACGTGCCATGTATAATGTGATGAAATAACAATAATACATATCATAATGATAATAATACTGTGTAATTCAATAGATTCTTTCAACCAAGAATTTCAAAGTGCTTGTCAAACACCAAATAATTAAGCCTCTCAATATCCCTGTAGCAGTGgcgctcaacctttttagactcaaggcacccctcaacaGACTTTGAGGCATCTCTTaacagactcaaggcaccccttggaaaatgcctactcttagttttcacttgccttttttactacagaaagataatagagcaatttcttctgttgcaaagaactcagaaagacctcaccaggtcagaatggttttaacactattgattcctatttgaaatctctggatttatcatatgaatcaagtttgcacacctaaccatgCAATATTGTGTGGCAACCTgtagcatccttgaaaggatctcaagacaccctcaGGTGGGCAGACTGAGGCACAGACGGGTTAAAGGACGTGTACAGCGGAAGGCAGCAATTACTGGCAGAATTGGGAAAACTCAGGTGTTCCAACTCCTCGCTTGGTTCTCTAACAACTAGATGATGTTTTCCTTGCCTTCCCTTATGagctcatgtgtgtgtgtgtgtgtgtatgggggcgAGAGCTATGACACATCATGAATAGTAATCTTGTTAAACAAACAGCATGAACTGATGAGCAGGACTGACATTGTTCTCGTGGTGTTAGAGATACTGTATAGTGTAGGTAGCAACACTGGACTCCTGCCAACATGTATCACAGTGCCAAGCATATTACAatgagcaaaacaaaaataaagagggAATCAACTAAAGGAATCATAAGAAAAGCATGCACAATAAACAGATTTCACAGTTGTGGGTCGGTGTTGATTTGATTCTCTGTTTCTGTATCAACTAGTGGAATACCATTAACCCCATTTTTCATGAGAAAGggcatttttttctttggaagCTGAGTACTGTAGTCTTGTCTTCACAATAATCTGTCCTTCTAAATGGATTTACTAGAAGGAGCAAAAGTACCAGACAGCTGCACATACCCCACAATACAGATAAAATTTTCTGCTTAATTAGGCATTGACATGTTTACTATAACCTTTACAGAAGAGTAACGCTTGCCAAGAAGTCCTCTtgctttattttccctttttgtgtgtgtctgcataACATACAGACACAATCGAATGAAAGCGATAAGGTAACTTATCAGGAAACACCATCAAAAAATTCACAAAAGCATCAATCAAGTCTGTTTTAATAATGGTTAAGAATTCCAGGTAACTTTAAATACACCTTTTAATATCATACATTTTAAACCATTCACTCTAAATTATTTCATTTGTTCGTATTCTACCATGATTTCATTTGCTTCTATTCCACCacggagaacacaaaacaccggCAGACtccccctgtgcctgaagaagggtgtttgtgccccaaagcttgcataaaactatttttccaactatttagttggtctaatagaagatatcacatctgcccaaagaaccttgttgccTTCATTTGTTCTGGGCACTCTGAGGAGGAAGGCCTTTTGAATTCAGGCAGGCTGCTAGTATAATGAATGCATGTACCCTCCCCTCTAAGATCTGTTTGGTATGGTTTCACCATTTGTAAAGCATTGTATAAATGCCTACAAAGTGGATGAATTAATTTAAATACTTATTTAATAGACGGAACAATCTGAGTGTTTTAGAAGGAGATTTTGGTTCTGCACCATGTTCATTTACGTGGGCTTTAACCCTGgctacacccacccacccacacacacacagaatggtAGTATCCATGTATTACACTGCAGATACAGTTAATAGGCTGTATTTAAAATGCACAATAAGCAAACTCACTGGCACTTTACCCGCTATTTTTTCTCCTGGACTTACTCTAACATTCCCTACCTCTGAGCAATTCAAACAGTTCCCATGAACGCAAACAAATAGATGAAATAATAGCAGATAAATGCTTCCTTCTTTTCTCCAGCTCAGAATTTTTCCAAGAAAATTAAAACTGTCTAGTCAGATGTATAATACAGGCAGTTGGCCATTCTGAACAAGTGACTGGCTTTAAGTCTGCTATCTTGCCAGCCAAGCCCAGAACAGGAACTTTCTAGTCTTGGATATAGGCAACTCAGGACTGCCTAGAAGAAAATACAGCACTTTCTTTTAGCTCAAATAAAGCCTGAAATATTGAATCTCAAAATGTTATGGCCAAATAAAAATAACCATAGGTCAGCATGAGAAGTTTCTTAACTGTTGTTTGCAATGCTTTATCCCCCTTTGAGCTTTCTGCAGTTGCCCTCAGAGGAACCAAAGCATCTTGGGGttactgggggaaggggaggaatttagaaaacagcaccatttttttAGCTAAAATTTCCCTAAAATAGTTAAATGGAAACAAAGTAATTAAATAAATGAGCCAATCTATAATCAAAATTCACAAGCCATGTTGTGGCCTTCAAGCCCCATCTTGATTTATCAAACTTTGGTCTTTTTTGTGTCAAACATACTCATACCAACCCAATAACATGCAGCCTAGACCAGATTATACATCAACTCTGAACTTGGACAGGAGTgtgtgaatacatttttttttaatatgcactTTTACCATTAATTTTCTAGCAGTAGATCCTATTTTTGGTCAAATTTGCTCTCTTTTTCCACATACAGAAacatttctttatatatatatatagatatagatatatgtttCTTTCCAAGACTGGAAAATTTATTTTCTGCCAAGAATAGGGACAGTGAATCATTGTCCAGAACAACACTGCTAATCCACGTAAAACCCATACACCATCTGtactttttcatatatatattccAATTTTACTTGAAATAACATCATTAGTACAGGAATCTTACAGTGCTATAAGGTGATCTTGTTTCCTTCTTGTCTGGCTTGAACTCAAACATCTTTTCGGTTTTGGCaaaagctgtttctttctctgaaaTATTTCATGCAGATAATGGATAATGACCACTTCTCATTCCTTTTTCTCGAAAATGTCTAACTACATTAGCTATCCAAAGACAAATCATAACGTGGCTCTTTGTCTAAGTTCATGGCTGTAGATTCATCCCAGTTTGAAAAGCAACTGAAAAGATAAATTGGCACTTGCAGAAAAATCCATCTCTACTCTACTAGATAGATCCTATGGTGAAGGTATTTTGGAATTTAGCAAAACTGAAGCTAATGGGACACTATAGAAATTTAATCATGCTTTATAGAAATAATACTCCAAATCAACTGCCTTTGCAATATGGAATGAGTAACACAGCCTGTGGGATTGTTTTTAGCTTATAGTATAGAGTTCTATAGCAGTGTACATCGCTTTCCATTAAATGCTAGGATGCTTAGGATCTAAAATTGAGTTATCATTCTCTATTAAGTTCTGCAGGACCCTTTCAGAAGAGCATGGCAAACCTCTGTCTATCTTAAAACCATAGGAACAAGACAGAGAAGCCCACCAAGGCTATCTAGACAAATTCCTTTGAAAGTGCACTCCTATGGTCCTATGGATTTTTGTTTTACAATCCTGTGAATAGACCTTGCAAGTCCTCAAGTTCTTGAGAAAATACTGAATACAATAAACTGGCTGTGTGCCACGGAGTCATTAGACATGTCAACCATGTAGAAATTGTTAGCAATATTATATTCATCAACATTATATACAGGTGCTTCCCAATCAGTATTAAATCGGCCAGCGATGGGACTTCTATTACTTCTCTTGTGATGCTATTTCCCAATCTAACAGACTTTATGGTCACCAGTAGGATATCTTCTCTAACAGTCAGCCAACACTTTTTTTTGCATAATATCATTTCATCCAATGAATTTCCACGGTTCCTAGCACAtgtaaaattgtatttttatcTCACATGTAATTTTCTACTATTCTGAATTCCCAACTTGCCCAGGAATCTACAGCAGGTCACATTGTGGCTAAAAACCAGTAGAAGCATGTAAATAACATCTTCTGGTCTTCTCATAATTGTCCACTGGAGACTGAGTTAAATTGCTGACCCTCAACTGCCCTTCAATCTCACAGCGGCTGGAAAGGGGAGATATTCTCACCATTAGCTGTCTGCTTATGGAAACAGCTTTAGAGATGTCCCTTAAACCTATTACATCAGCATGAGTTGAGGGAAGAGCTTGTTCTCAGCTTCTTTCATGTACTACATTATGGTTATATTTGAATGTTCAATTCAAGAACTGCATTACTGTGCAGAATAAAAGcaagagaataaaaacaaaaacttaacAAGGTTCACATTACAGTTACCTCTGAATGCCGACCTCAGTAAGAGAGGTGTGGGGTCCATGGAAGAGGTAGTTCATATAATGTCCTAACCCTTGAATGGAAAATCAGTGGCAGTGTGGCAATGTGCCAGCATGGAGTGGCATTTGCCATAACTGTGTTTTAGCACAGGAAGCCAACTTCACAGGCCATAACTATTATTTATATGTGGTGATGAAATAAGCCAATTTTGGACTTTCATCCGGCTATTCTGTAAATAGAGTTTCATTATATAGTTCATTATAACAGTCTGATTCTCTATGATTTAGAAAAGCAATGTGCCAATTGACTTTGATAGGGCTTTCAACAGCACAAAACTGGATCATGCCCTTTCTGAATTCCACTGGACTAAGTCATGTGTCCAGTGTCAAAATCACACAGGTTACGATAAGAACatatttccataaactgggtttGTAAACCCTAAACAACACCAGTAATAAAACAGGAACCAATAATAAAAGGACATCTGGAAagaagaggagaagggaagggctTTCCACTAAAACTAAGATTCCAAAAACCAGAATGGGGATGGAGCCATAATGGATCTTCCACCTGACTTACTTTCTCTAAGGACGAGGTCAACCTTGTCTACATAGTCAGCCATCACAATGTAAGAGGCAAAACAATTTAAATCATACCAACCCTGCTGCAAGTTCAGTCAAGCTGATGTACTGAATTTTTAGATACTGGTTTTGTTTCACAGATGTATGTAACTGTGCTTAGGGTCAACACCCCAGATGCCATACCTGAAAGCTTACAATATTAATACAAAAATTTACCTTCGGTTAAGAGGCTCATGTCTGTTGTTCCCTACAAACTCCTGAAATTCATCATTTTGCTTCTGTTATTTTAACCAGCTGACACTGGACATGCTTAAGCCAGTATTTTCCTCGATGTGTGTGGCTCTTAGCAAACTCTAAGCAAGCATATCAGTTTGAACGTGCATGTTTTTGTCTTTACAATCATTTGCAAGTGAAAATATGAGAAACCAGTTATCTAGTTATCTTGTATGGGTCCAATTCTATTGCCAAATGAAAACCAGGGCAGTTTAAATATTAGCTTGACGAAGTAGAACATATGAACACAAAGCAGGTAGGTTAAACATCAGTATAAGTTGGATGCAAAAAATAAGCAGTAAAAAGATGACAGATAGTTTGCAAAATGAGGCTTCGTTTGAAAATATGTGCTGGTCGTGAATTCGAGTCAGAGGTCTAGCTATCACAGACACATCAATACACCAATGCAAATTAATTTCTCCCAGGAAGTATAAAAGGTGAAACATTTCAGTtctgtttgcattttttaatgCCCCCCTTCTTTTCCTGTCCTATCATGGTTATGAGAAACAGCACAAAGGCTTTGGGAAGTTCATATTGTTAATCACATTTCCAAATCAATTTCCCTTTTTTGCATTGttgtttcccctccctcctgaacACTGATCTAAATATGTTTAAGTGAAATGAGCTACCAATCAGAATCACAAAAACACATATCTATATACATTGAAATTGTAATGAGTCTTACCAGTGTATTGCTAGCACTTTGGTTCATTTGATATgaactttgtttttttaaagtaccacATGGTAAGGCTTTGAAACTTCAGTTTGTAAAAAAAACTGTAACAGCCTTACAGCCTTTGAAGTCACTACTGATATAACTCTGAACAGATCCATTCAAGTTCAACTAACATCAGACAAATGTTTAGTGTATCAGAGGAAGCCACAAAAGCAAGGATTTCATCAATATTTCACAACAGCCTCAGGGAAACTGTAGATTGCAATGCTGTAGGGCAGCTAATGGAATTACACACAAGGGTTTTGTACATTTAAAATAAGCAGCTACTAAAAAAATTACCCTTCAGTTTGATAGAAACTGTATAAAACTGCAGATGGGAAACAATTAAATAGCTACCAACATTTATCCATGTCAGCCTGATAGGTCATTTAATAACaggtatttctttttttcttttttttttcctggtaagGCAATAATAAAGATTAACATTTATGAAAAGTAGTATAAAATATAGTACAGCTAAATGAATAATTAAAGATGCTTCTGAAGAATTTGTTTGCTATTGTATGGCCATGAAGACTGCACTCCAGTaatgaaatacatttatattaaatACAATTATAAATAGAGAGAGGCTGAAAATAATGTTTATGGACACTTGTGCATTTTGATCTTTAAAAGAGAAAGACTACTTTGAATAATTTTTCCTACATATGTCGTTTCCCCCATATTGGGAATTGTGGATTGATTGTCTGGTGTAGCTCACTTTGAATCACTTGGACCCTCTTTTAGAATATTTATGGGGTAAGCTTGAAGCCTGTGAAATTATATCCAATAATCCACTATAAGATCAGCATTTTCTCTGCAAGACTCTTGATCAGAGTCAAGAATTTTGCATATGAAAGCACAATGTATACTCCAAAGTTAGATCCATACAATCATATCCCTTTGTACTACTGTATTcaacatggaaaaataataaatattgtcCCGTTACACAGTTGGTTTAAATGGTTAGAGATGGTCCCATGCTACGGAGAATTCCTGTTTCTATCACTAATTAATGCATGTACAGAGTTTTGAACATGTAGGCCACTATATAACAGAcaaccattattattattgtttaaaGTAAGCCTGGCTACTTCTTGACCTCTCCAGTTCAAAGGCGACCAACCTGACTAAAAATGATGGGGAAGccaatgaaatgaaaaataatttaagtgCCAATTTAAGAAAGCATTTAAAcgtgttttttttcccatttgggACAGCAGATCATCGACTTCCTGCCTTAATATAGGGATTATTGAACAGATATGTTTGATTACAATCATATTGACAGTTAGAAATTAAATTGCAGTATCCTGGCTTCAGAGACAGGGACACAGCTAAATTAGATGACTCTGATGTGAAGGAACCATGGTTAGATGAACATCTGGCTAAGGCACAGGATCTCCTGCATTATAATTCTGGCTATGCTACTGATTGTTATGTGGCCTTGGGCAATTCCCTGATGGTCAGGTCAATGCTTATTGAACTCTACGTGCGCCTTTCCAATAACGTCAATGGACAGGTTTTCAGTCTCCTTTTATGTCTCAGTTTCCTCACCTATTAAATGGGTGAAAGCTGCTGATGGTGCACACATTCAGGAGATCCTAAGTCTGTACAGCATTCTGAAAATCTGAACTACTACATGAGGGCTCATCTTTATGATTTGGTGGTGGTAGAGGGAGAGGCTGTAAGTATGCGTTACGGCGTAAGATTTGTGTGTACCTGAAAAGACTGGTATAAAATTTCAGCTCCTCACTAGAAACTGATCATTAGACCTTGATATTGCcttatttctacatttttttaaaacatgaccACACTTTTAAAACTGCATTAATATTATAATATTTGTCCAAATATGCAGCTAAGTTGCAACCCCAGTGAGATGTGCCTTCAACAACAATCGCCAGAAATATTCATAGCTCTATGCTGATTAACTATCACCGAATGCATTGATTCTGCAACAGTTTGTCTTTTAACATCTCTTTAGATAAAGTGTAAAAGCAGAATGTGCAGGATCTAGCAAATTACAGTCccttttgtcttcttttttttatcaACCCAATATACAAATGATATAAAAAAGGTCCATGGTTTCACTTGTAAAGTCATGCCAAGATTTAAGTGTGAATGGGATAATTGTGAAAAATGTACAGAACATCAAATGTTTTATCTCCCTCCTCATTTTCCTTTCAGGAACATACTGTTGAAAATGCTGGTCCAAATGAATAGTCTATTTCTTTTGTAATAAATATTATGGCCAGCAAATGCTGACTTTTGACCATTAGACATCCCTGCACTTATAGCCATATAACCATCAAAGCACTAAGCCAGCATGAAGGTCATTACCCCGGCCAGTGTCTGCCTTCAACTAACTTCTCAGATATGTAAGCAATAAGCAGTCGCAAGAGATTGATATGATACTTTGTGAGTAATTTGGATGAACTATAACACTAACCCAGTAAAGTATTATAATTTTAAATGTGTCCAGAAAATAATTGAAATTCTGGTTTAGCTTCATCATAATGCACAGTGCCGAGTATATTTAACAGCTGACTAGTTTAGCATGAATATTGCTTTACAAATGAGGTCATATTGTTTTTAAGAAACAATATTGCTA encodes the following:
- the TSHZ2 gene encoding teashirt homolog 2, whose translation is MPRRKQQAPKRAAGYVQEEDLKEDEEIKEEEEDDDDSNSTAQLQGSNDTGTDEEHEVGPEQKGSFSYQNSPVSHISNQDAENESLLSDASDQVADIKSICLREAHDPKTNAHPKPQNEAHNCMDKMTAVYANILSDSYWTGLGLGFKLSNSEKRGCDNRNGGNKADFDWHQDALSKSLQQNLPSRPVTKPNLFSSVQLYRQSSKMCGTVFTGASRFRCRQCSAAYDTLVELTVHMNETGHYQDDNHKKDKHRPTSYSKPRKRAFQDMDKEDAQKVLKCMFCGDSFDSLQDLSVHMIKTKHYQKVPLKEPVPTISSKMVTPAKKRVFDVNRPCSPDSTTGSFSDTFSPQKNANLQLSSNNRYGYQNGASYTWQFEACKSQILKCMECGSSHDTLQQLTTHMMVTGHFLKVTSSASKKGKQLVLDPLAVEKMQSLSEVPTNDTQVSKPSSNASSDCVAPLPELKKESKKDKLDDINKDEKVVKTEDYEDVLQKPLDPTMKYQYLREEDLEDGSKGGGDILKSLENTVTTAINKAQNGAPSWSAYPSIHAAYQLSEGAKPSLPVGSQVLQIRPTMTNKLRPIAPKWKVMPLVPLSANMSQCTQVKKEMDDKEEVQKDCAKEGIQPDPAQLCQSEGETPPKSEASVEPKKTEPCPLKEEDKTKEDTEKEKIKPKESIVSTLSNGCAATNHSSELPCINPLSALQSVLNNHLGKATESLRAQSNSSPSSSTISMFHKPNLNMMEKPVLSPAPTPPKPANVSRHYLFENNDQPIDLTKSKSKKAESAQAQSCTSPPQKHALSDIADMVKVLPKATTPKPAASSRIPSMKLEMDVRRFEDVSAEVSTLHKRKGRQSNWNPQHLLILQAQFASSLFQTSEGKYLLSDLGPQERMQISKFTGLSMTTISHWLANVKYQLRKTGGTKFLKNMDKGHPIFYCSDCASQFRTPSTYISHLESHLGFQMKDMNRLAVEQQTKVEQEISRVSVQRSPETIAGEEDTDSKFKCKLCCRTFASKHAVKLHLSKTHSKSPEHHSQFVAEVDEE